One genomic region from Fictibacillus marinisediminis encodes:
- the leuB gene encoding 3-isopropylmalate dehydrogenase, which produces MEKTITVLPGDGIGPEVMKGALRVLKAIESRFQHRFTVTEMPIGGKAIDETGNPLPPETLEQCKKSDAVLLGAVGGPKWDGMDQRPEHGLLQIRKELNVFANLRPVKAFSPLADISPLKPELIENVDLVFVRELTGGLYFAQPKGRSGSDEAVDTLYYHRQEIERVVKKAFELAASRTGKLTSVDKANVLESSKLWREVVNEIAMSFPDVKVDHMLVDNAAMQLVRNPAQFDVIVTENMFGDILSDEASMITGSLGMLASASLSEEGAGLFEPVHGSAPDIAGTNTANPLGMVLSAAMMLRHSFHMNEEADAIEMAVQEVLNAKFRTGDIQTKKSRVSTTDEMVEQLVYRLEEDAAAATLLEIYV; this is translated from the coding sequence ATGGAAAAAACAATTACAGTCTTGCCGGGTGACGGAATCGGACCGGAAGTAATGAAAGGGGCATTGCGGGTGCTCAAAGCCATTGAATCCCGATTTCAGCATCGTTTTACAGTGACGGAGATGCCGATCGGCGGAAAAGCCATCGATGAGACAGGAAATCCACTGCCCCCTGAAACGCTTGAACAATGCAAAAAGAGTGACGCGGTTCTTTTGGGAGCCGTGGGTGGACCTAAATGGGATGGCATGGATCAGCGTCCCGAACACGGACTGCTCCAAATCCGTAAGGAACTCAACGTTTTCGCCAATCTGAGGCCGGTAAAAGCATTCAGTCCATTAGCAGATATTTCTCCGCTAAAACCTGAACTGATCGAAAATGTAGACTTGGTGTTTGTAAGAGAACTGACAGGCGGCTTGTATTTCGCTCAGCCAAAAGGGAGATCAGGATCCGATGAAGCGGTAGACACGCTGTACTATCATAGGCAAGAAATTGAAAGAGTAGTGAAAAAGGCGTTTGAACTTGCGGCTTCCAGAACCGGAAAGCTGACTTCAGTGGATAAAGCCAATGTGCTGGAATCAAGCAAACTATGGAGGGAAGTTGTAAACGAAATAGCGATGAGCTTTCCAGATGTTAAAGTTGACCACATGCTTGTTGACAATGCGGCCATGCAGCTTGTCCGGAACCCTGCACAATTTGATGTTATCGTGACAGAGAATATGTTTGGCGACATCCTGTCTGATGAAGCCTCCATGATTACCGGATCTCTTGGAATGCTTGCCTCGGCATCATTGAGTGAAGAAGGTGCAGGATTGTTTGAACCCGTTCATGGTTCAGCTCCTGATATTGCAGGAACTAATACGGCCAATCCGCTGGGAATGGTACTTTCAGCAGCAATGATGCTCAGACATTCCTTTCATATGAACGAAGAGGCGGATGCCATTGAAATGGCCGTTCAGGAAGTCCTGAACGCGAAATTCCGTACGGGTGACATACAAACCAAAAAGAGCAGAGTCTCAACAACGGATGAAATGGTGGAACAGTTGGTTTACCGGCTGGAGGAAGACGCGGCGGCCGCAACGCTGCTTGAAATATATGTGTAA